Genomic window (Nymphaea colorata isolate Beijing-Zhang1983 chromosome 1, ASM883128v2, whole genome shotgun sequence):
CTGCGTACTGCTTCCCTTGCCTCACCGTCATCTTCTCCCCTATCTTGTCCGGGAACCCGACCAGCTCGTGGTCGCCGACCAGGACGGCGGCCAGCTGAATGAGCTCATCCTGAAACTGGCTCAAGTTCGCTTCCTCATTTGCATCAGTCATCCTCATTCTCTTTGGAGTAGGAAGTTGCTCTGTGTACCAAGATAAGAAGCTCAGGGGTTCAGTGAGATGATATGTTTTAGATTCCCAAACTTAAGTTATGGAAGACAAGTTTTCAGCAGTAAAACTTATCTCTATTCTGAAAGTGAAAGTTGGGCCTCTTAGATACAAACCAAACTTTTGTGGTGTTCCAAAACTAGCAGCAAATAGATACAACGACAAGTTGAAGCATGATGGGGATCACTAATTGCAGGTTTCATGAGGTTAAATTGGAGTTTAATTAGCAGGATTACTGCTAATACTGACCTGGGCAATCAGTTCTTGGAGTTGTTCTTGCCTGCAGGATCTTCTCGAAGGTTCCAGCCCAGGCGGCCCTCTTCGTAAGATAATTAGAGTTCAGATTGAAGAGCTTCTTCACAGTGGCCGAAACCGATGAATGCTCAAATTCTGAAGATGGGAACGGCCCGTCCGGTCTATGCACAACTTCATTTCCAAAAACACAACAAGTGTTAGCTCAAACTGTATTAATCTATAACAAGGCAGTCGAATTAGCAACATTAGATCAGTCCCAAGAAGTTCCAATCTTTGTAAACGATTTGTTCGGTGAATCAGCTTTTCAATGGATGAAACCAAATGCACGTCAAGGGTTTTCTAGTGATTTAAAGATCAACGGccgaaaaattcataaaagataTATGCTTAAAAAAATATACGTTGTCATGTTACTTAAGTTGGTAGAGGTGCTAATCATGTTAGATTTATAATCACAAAGCACGCACTAAATTACCTGCTTTCAAAATGTGAGATCTCAGTATCACAAAAGATACAAAGCCTCAAATAATGCAAACATCAAAACTGTTTGACAAAACAACACTAGGAAACAAAACTACAGACAGAAATTAGACAagaaacatcattttctttgtatGTTTTCAAATGGTCGCCTAGCATCTCCTCACATACGTGTGTGAGTGTGAGATGAatggttaattaaaaaaaatatttctttctttttttttattattggtCCTCATTTCACACAGTTGACAACTTGACCTCATTTATAGTTCTCTCGTTTATTCATAATTTCGTATTCACCGTCCACGCCATCGGCCTCCCTTACCAACCCCGATAATaatactaataataataataataaatggacaaaaatgaacAGCGCAACATTTTCAGGTAAGCCGAAAACAGTGGGGACTGAGCGTGACGAAAGTTTCAACGAGAGAGTCTACGTTCTCCCGAAATTCTCATCTTACACCGTCCTGTATCGACTCGGCaccggaaaaaaaaatctccgaCGTCTCCGATCGACCAAAGTTAAAATTCAGTTGCCCAGTGATATTAATATCGGACAACGATCAGTCGATATCCTAAAAAAATGATAGTAAAACCCCATCTAGGAATCGGGCTCTGAAgaagaaaagtagaaaagaGAATGGAGGAAGGCGTACCGGTTGCTTTCTCGATCCAAGGGGAGATGGCGATGGTGGGGACTCGGACCCCAAGGCGGTCGAACTTGAAGAAGAAGGGTTCGGGACCGACGATGCCGTCGGGGCTGGGTACGTCGCGTACCGGGGTGGGTACGTGGTCGTAGAAGCCGCCGTGCTCGTCGTAGGTGATGAGGAGCAGCGTCTCGTTCCACTGCGGGCTGGACCGGAGCGCCTCGTACACCTCCTTCACCAGCAACTGCCCCTGGTACACGTCGTGCGACGGGTGGTCGTCGTTCGCCGGAAGAGCCTTCGAGTCCATGTACCGCTGCTCCACCACCACGTAATTGGGCAGCCGCCCCGCCCTCGCGTCCGCCTTGAACCGCAGGTCGTACGGCCGGAACTTGGTCGCGAACCTCAGCTTCCTCAGGCTCTTGTAGAACATTGTCGCTGGAATGTTCTGGTAGTATATCCCGAACGACAGCCCCTCCTCGTCCAGGCAGTCGAAGATGGTCCGCTGCGGGTACCCCTCGATCAGCAGCGCCGGAATGTTGCTCGTCGCTCCGTGCGACGTCGCCGAGTGCACGTACAGCCGGTTCGGCTGCGTCGACGCCGGGACGGAGGCGAACCACCGGTCGAACACGGCGAACTCAGAAACGAGCGCCTGGTAGACGGGCACCGACTCGGGCTCGAAGCCGTTCATCACCTCTGTCGGCATCGCGGTGGAGTTGGTCATGGAATAGGCCTGCTGGACGAAGCCGTTCATGGGTGCCGGGAAGGCGGATACATCCTCAGAACCAAAAATCTGCTCGCGTATTGCCTGGAACGAGTGGCCCGGGTCGGCGTCGACGTACTGGGACgtgttgttgaagaagaagcGAGGGGAGCTCGGGTCCGTGGCCTTCAGGCGGTTCGACTCAGCGCCGGTGACGCCGTCGATCTCCGGGTTGATGCGCTTCATCCAACCCAACATGTGGTCGAAGGACCGGTTCTCCATCACCAGCACGACCACCGTCTTTATCGGCCCCGGGATCGATCCGGTGCGACAAGGGACCGGGTGGAGGACCGCCAGGGCGATGAGCAGCAGCAGAGTCGCCGGATTCCGGCGAATGGTAGTCATTTTCCGGCGGCCCGTCGTGGTGATCATTGCCATATCTGCCTTCCCTCTCAGAGTGAGTGTGATTGAAGAGCGACCGCAACATCGGATCTGATAGGGAGGATTTATTAGAATGCGATCGAAACGTGCCGCCTTCCAATTCGCCGTAGATTTTGTTTACGATACGCCCCGATTATCGTTCCAATTTCAGTAAGAGGCAAACAAATAAAGTCTCtgtaaaactaaatttttattCGGAGATGCGTCGCCGCCGAGTCATCGAACTTTTATTGCTATTTATTGGCCAGACGTGTCAGAcgaaatccattttcttctcctaCGGGCGGAGGTTTTAATATATGATCTACTTTTCAGTTattcaaaaaattaagataTATGTCTGATTAAAATactttttcaaatgaaagatagagagagaaggaaacaaACGAGTTTCCTTAAGGGGCATTTGATTATGTCTGATTTAGCTTGACCTTAGGTTTTTTATGGTATAGGATTTAAATCCATGATTAAATGCCCTGATTCTAGCTTGAAAGAATGAGGATCCCAAGTATCAAGTCCACAATGTTTTTGTTCTCGCAACTAAACTGTTAGAtttacaagtttaaaaaaagTCATGAGCCTAATATTAGCTCAACGTCCAAAACGTGAGAAACATTTCATCCTACCAGACAGAATGAGAGTCCAAACACCTCTTCACCTTGCTTCGAAGTCCTCAATGTACAATAACTAATATGGTCCGGGACTATACTCAGTGCTAGCCCAGCCAGCTACGCCGCACCCCACAAAAACCCCTCAAAATAGCAACttttgaaacaaataatttacaaattttttaaaaataagcaTGGTTTTAGTTATATAACCAAGAGTTGCGTGTGCTTTCTGTAAcatcttgaatttgaattatttattcCTACTTTGCTGGTCCCTCTCTGTGTGCCCACAACTGATAAAAAGATTGTTGTCCACTGTGTTGCCTTTACACTGTCAATGCCTTTATTTTCATCCCCATTTCCTAAAAATTCgacgtatatatataaagtttttcTCACATGACAGCAGATCATGCATTGCCCATGTCAAGACGAGCATGTGATCTTCAGCTCCCGCCTGACAGACCAAAAATTATTCAGTAGCATTCACACTTACGATAATATtacctttcttttcaatttccgGAATTTACAAAACAATTTCAGATATTTTAAGAATTCGCCCTGTATAGTTAAATGAAGGTGTAAGGTGGGCGAGATCGTTTTAGATTATGAAATTAATGGCTTCGGATTTAGCTTCGATGTGTTCTTTATGGTGTGTTTAATAGCCTGGGATATGAGATTCAATGCGGATTTAATATTCCTTTTATGCTAGATCCACAACATATTTTTACTGAGCA
Coding sequences:
- the LOC116267527 gene encoding non-specific phospholipase C2-like; amino-acid sequence: MAMITTTGRRKMTTIRRNPATLLLLIALAVLHPVPCRTGSIPGPIKTVVVLVMENRSFDHMLGWMKRINPEIDGVTGAESNRLKATDPSSPRFFFNNTSQYVDADPGHSFQAIREQIFGSEDVSAFPAPMNGFVQQAYSMTNSTAMPTEVMNGFEPESVPVYQALVSEFAVFDRWFASVPASTQPNRLYVHSATSHGATSNIPALLIEGYPQRTIFDCLDEEGLSFGIYYQNIPATMFYKSLRKLRFATKFRPYDLRFKADARAGRLPNYVVVEQRYMDSKALPANDDHPSHDVYQGQLLVKEVYEALRSSPQWNETLLLITYDEHGGFYDHVPTPVRDVPSPDGIVGPEPFFFKFDRLGVRVPTIAISPWIEKATVVHRPDGPFPSSEFEHSSVSATVKKLFNLNSNYLTKRAAWAGTFEKILQARTTPRTDCPEQLPTPKRMRMTDANEEANLSQFQDELIQLAAVLVGDHELVGFPDKIGEKMTVRQGKQYAEDAVKRFLDASLTARKMGVGDHQIVKMRPSLTTRPTPSTFP